One Ranitomeya variabilis isolate aRanVar5 chromosome 5, aRanVar5.hap1, whole genome shotgun sequence DNA window includes the following coding sequences:
- the PCOLCE gene encoding procollagen C-endopeptidase enhancer 1, with translation MSSALLLCFTLCLGLCWAQSTNHTRPEFLCGGDISGESGYIASEGFPSYYPHNKKCVWKITVPEGHVVILSFRVLDMESDPTCRYDYLNIYNGHDTGSQRLARVCGTFRPGALMSTGSQMMLEMVSDEGTGGRGFLVWYSAGAPQLSDNLLCGGKFEKPQGSITSPNWPENNYPSGVSCSWHIVAPKDQVVELSFGKFDIEGDSYCRYDYLAVFNGGATDNNLQIGKFCGDVPPATIYSDGNEMLVQFVSDLSVTADGFEAVYRMKDVSEVQKKTTESKPTTKSVIHPSGTKPTPKPKPTPKPTAKPTQKPTAKPSKKTTAEASPKPTAKSSQKPTTKPIEKATAKPNAKPKPTKPTKPASTAKPKVRGSAAPAAAGSAAKCPEKCRKTGTLGSHFCASQFVLTGSVKTLVKGEEEGTLLASINIIQTYKEGDLNIQEAGKIMSVQIINECPKCPILKKGASYLFMGKVDDFGRGRIVGDSFVISYRAQQHQILTSIAKKPC, from the exons GCCCGAATTTCTGTGCGGAGGAGACATCAGCGGGGAATCCGGATACATCGCCAGCGAGGGGTTTCCAAGCTATTACCCCCATAACAAGAAATGTGTGTGGAAGATTACG GTCCCGGAGGGTCATGTGGTCATCCTGTCCTTCCGTGTCCTGGACATGGAGTCGGACCCCACATGTCGCTATGACTACCTCAATATCTACAATGGCCATGACACCGGCTCCCAGCGTCTGGCTCGGGTCTGTGGAACGTTCCGCCCCGGGGCTCTCATGTCAACCGGCTCCCAGATGATGCTGGAGATGGTGTCAGATGAAGGAACCGGAGGACGCGGGTTCCTGGTCTGGTACAGTGCCGGTGCCCCACAGCTGTCAG ACAATCTCCTCTGTGGGGGGAAGTTTGAAAAACCCCAGGGAAGTATAACCAGCCCCAACTGGCCAGAAAATAATTACCCCAGTGGTGTAAGCTGCTCCTGGCATATTGTGGCCCCAAAAGACCAG GTAGTCGAGCTGTCCTTTGGGAAATTTGACATAGAAGGGGACAGTTACTGCCGATACGACTACTTGGCCGTATTCAATGGTGGAGCGACAGATAACAACCTGCAGATTGGGAAATTCTGCGGAGACGTCCCCCCCGC GACAATCTACTCTGATGGGAACGAGATGCTGGTCCAGTTCGTTTCGGACCTCAGTGTCACGGCCGACGGGTTTGAGGCTGTCTACAGGATGAAGGACGTTTCTGAAGTGCAGAAGAAAACCACCGAATCCAAGCCCACCACCAAGAGTGTCATCCACCCGTCTGGGACAAAGCCCACCCCAAAACCTAAGCCCACCCCAAAACCCACAGCTAAACCCACCCAGAAACCTACAGCAAAACCCAGCAAGAAAACTACAGCTGAGGCCTCCCCAAAACCCACAGCTAAGTCCAGCCAAAAACCCACCACTAAGCCTATAGAGAAAGCAACGGCAAAGCCCAACGCAAAGCCTAAACCCACCAAACCCACCAAACCCGCCAGTACCGCTAAGCCAAAAGTCAGAGGGTCGGCAGCCCCCGCAGCTGCAG GTTCagctgccaagtgccctgagaagtGTCGCAAGACTGGAACCCTAGGAAGCCATTTCTGTGCCAGCCAGTTTG TGCTGACTGGCAGCGTGAAAACCCTCGTTAAGGGCGAGGAGGAGGGCACTCTGCTCGCCAGCATCAACATCATCCAGACCTACAAGGAGGGAGATCTGAACATCCAGGAGGCCGGGAAGATAATGAGCGTCCAAATCATCAACGAGTGCCCCAAGTGCCCCATCCTGAAGAAAG GCGCCAGTTATCTCTTCATGGGGAAGGTGGACGACTTTGGCCGCGGTCGGATCGTCGGCGACAGTTTTGTCATCAGTTACCGCGCTCAGCAGCATCAGATCCTCACCAGCATCGCCAAGAAGCCCTGCTAG